In Mucilaginibacter celer, one DNA window encodes the following:
- a CDS encoding glycoside hydrolase family 3 C-terminal domain-containing protein: MRISYKCHAVFACVLVAGGAISSARAQTKKPLLQLTATNIKQVVAAMTLEEKSKLVVGMGFKMPGVPPPSKDKKKESVDIGGFKLPPSDPDAYNIPEKVPGAAGRTHAIPRLGIPSITVSDGPAGLRIEPIRNGDKSKTYYATAFPVATLLASTWDTQLVNKVGVAFGNEVREYGVDILLAPGLNIHRNPLGGRNFEYYSEDPLVAGSMTAAIVNGIESNGVGTSIKHYAANNQETSRNSINTIVSERAMRELYLKGFEIAVKKSQPWTVMSSYNKLNGTYTSERRDLLTTILKKEWGFKGFVMTDWFGGKDAVAQMKAGNDLLMPGNPTQSEAIVAAVKNGTLDAKQLDANVERMLNVIVQSPTFKKYKYSDAPDLAAHAAVAREAAAQGMILLKNEDKAVPFAAGKRIAVFGNTSYDIIAGGTGSGDVNKAYTISLMQGLANAGFKLQEKLSDSYKAYLVDMKAKQPKPKNFFDHPAPIPEMDVNAILADEANGADEALITIGRNAGEGADRKLPGDYYLNDAEKGLINGVADAFHAKGKKVIVVLNIGGVIDVTAWRDKVDGILLAWQPGLEAGNAIADVLSGKVNPSGKLATTFPTDYKDVPSANNFPGTPEGKPNQVIYEEGIYVGYRYYDAAKITPAYEFGYGLSYTNFKFSGLKLSSKTFKNMITATVTVKNTGDVAGKEVVQLYLSAPKKDLDKPEDELKAFGKTKLLAPGESQTFTFTLKASDLASFYTEREAWIADEGSYKVKIGSSSRKIEETASFNLAKDITVEKVNKALVPEQTINQLKLN, from the coding sequence ATGAGAATAAGCTACAAGTGCCATGCTGTTTTTGCATGTGTTTTAGTTGCCGGCGGAGCCATCAGTTCTGCACGGGCGCAAACTAAAAAGCCTTTGTTACAATTAACCGCCACCAATATTAAACAGGTGGTTGCCGCCATGACCCTCGAAGAAAAATCAAAACTGGTAGTAGGGATGGGTTTTAAAATGCCGGGTGTGCCGCCGCCGTCAAAAGATAAAAAGAAAGAATCCGTTGATATCGGTGGTTTTAAATTACCCCCGTCTGATCCGGATGCTTATAATATTCCGGAAAAAGTGCCCGGAGCCGCCGGGCGTACGCACGCTATTCCGCGTTTAGGCATTCCGTCTATCACTGTATCTGATGGGCCTGCCGGTTTACGGATCGAGCCCATTCGCAACGGCGATAAATCAAAAACCTATTATGCAACTGCTTTCCCCGTGGCAACGCTTTTAGCTTCCACCTGGGATACCCAACTTGTAAATAAAGTAGGCGTTGCATTTGGCAACGAGGTGCGTGAGTATGGTGTTGATATATTGCTTGCCCCAGGCCTCAATATTCATCGTAACCCGTTGGGCGGCCGTAATTTTGAATATTATTCTGAAGATCCGCTGGTGGCAGGCAGCATGACCGCCGCTATTGTTAACGGCATCGAATCAAACGGGGTTGGTACTTCCATTAAACACTACGCAGCCAATAACCAGGAAACCAGCCGAAACTCTATCAATACCATTGTTAGCGAGCGTGCCATGCGCGAGTTATACCTGAAAGGTTTTGAAATAGCCGTAAAAAAATCACAGCCATGGACGGTGATGTCATCATACAATAAACTCAACGGCACCTATACCTCCGAGCGGCGCGACCTGCTCACCACCATCCTGAAAAAAGAATGGGGCTTTAAAGGTTTTGTAATGACCGATTGGTTTGGCGGTAAAGATGCCGTAGCCCAAATGAAGGCCGGTAATGATTTGCTGATGCCCGGTAATCCAACACAATCCGAAGCAATTGTGGCCGCCGTAAAAAACGGCACGTTGGATGCTAAACAGCTTGATGCCAATGTAGAGCGGATGCTGAATGTAATTGTACAATCGCCCACGTTTAAAAAATATAAATATTCGGATGCGCCCGATCTGGCTGCACACGCCGCAGTTGCGCGCGAGGCCGCCGCACAGGGCATGATCCTGCTTAAAAACGAGGATAAGGCCGTGCCATTTGCCGCAGGTAAAAGGATAGCTGTTTTTGGCAATACATCGTACGATATTATTGCCGGCGGTACAGGTAGCGGCGACGTAAACAAGGCTTATACCATATCATTAATGCAGGGTTTGGCCAATGCAGGTTTTAAATTGCAGGAAAAATTATCCGACAGCTATAAAGCATACCTGGTGGATATGAAGGCCAAGCAGCCCAAACCTAAAAATTTTTTCGATCACCCAGCTCCCATTCCCGAAATGGATGTGAATGCTATTTTAGCTGATGAAGCCAACGGTGCAGATGAAGCGCTGATTACTATTGGACGCAATGCCGGCGAGGGCGCCGACCGTAAACTGCCCGGCGATTACTATTTAAACGATGCCGAAAAAGGATTGATTAACGGTGTAGCCGATGCATTTCATGCCAAAGGCAAAAAAGTGATTGTTGTATTGAACATAGGCGGCGTAATTGATGTTACGGCATGGCGTGATAAGGTTGACGGCATTTTATTGGCCTGGCAGCCCGGCCTTGAAGCCGGTAATGCTATTGCCGATGTATTGAGCGGTAAAGTAAATCCATCGGGAAAACTGGCCACTACTTTCCCGACCGATTATAAGGATGTACCATCGGCTAATAATTTTCCCGGCACTCCTGAGGGTAAACCTAACCAGGTTATTTATGAAGAAGGCATTTATGTGGGCTACCGCTATTACGATGCCGCTAAAATTACACCTGCTTATGAGTTTGGTTACGGCTTATCGTACACCAATTTTAAATTCAGCGGCCTGAAGCTAAGTTCCAAAACATTTAAAAATATGATCACCGCCACAGTAACGGTTAAAAACACCGGCGATGTGGCGGGTAAGGAAGTGGTGCAGCTATACCTCTCGGCACCTAAAAAAGATTTGGATAAACCCGAAGATGAGCTGAAAGCGTTTGGAAAAACTAAACTGCTGGCCCCCGGCGAATCGCAAACATTTACATTCACCTTAAAAGCCTCAGATCTGGCTTCGTTTTATACCGAGAGGGAAGCCTGGATAGCCGACGAAGGCAGCTACAAAGTGAAGATAGGATCATCATCGCGCAAAATTGAAGAAACAGCATCATTCAATTTAGCTAAAGATATCACTGTTGAAAAGGTAAACAAAGCCTTGGTACCCGAACAAACAATAAACCAGCTAAAACTAAACTAA
- a CDS encoding metal-dependent hydrolase, translated as MKLNYYGHSCFSVFAGGKHLLFDPFITPNELAKAVNIDEIAADYIFVSHGHFDHVFDVVQIAKRTGAMVLGNWEIYDWFNKQGLTNTHPINPGGKFSFDFGTVKCVTAVHSSSLPDGSYGGVASGYVFKTPDGNFYYSGDTGLTLDMQLIAKFAELDFAVLPIGDGLTMGVEDAIEAARYAGAKKVLGVHYDTFGFIKIDHEQAIRDFADAGLTLYLPGIGDTIDL; from the coding sequence ATGAAGCTCAATTACTACGGACATTCCTGCTTTTCGGTATTTGCCGGCGGCAAACATTTATTGTTCGATCCCTTTATTACGCCAAACGAACTGGCCAAAGCAGTAAACATTGATGAAATAGCTGCGGATTATATTTTTGTTTCGCATGGCCATTTCGATCATGTTTTTGATGTGGTACAGATTGCTAAACGCACGGGGGCAATGGTGCTGGGCAACTGGGAAATATATGATTGGTTTAATAAACAGGGCCTTACCAATACCCATCCCATTAACCCGGGTGGAAAATTCAGTTTTGATTTCGGAACCGTTAAATGCGTAACCGCAGTACACTCCAGCAGTTTACCTGATGGCAGTTACGGTGGCGTAGCCAGCGGGTATGTATTTAAAACTCCCGACGGCAATTTTTACTATAGCGGCGATACCGGTTTAACCCTGGATATGCAGTTGATTGCCAAATTTGCTGAGCTTGATTTTGCCGTATTGCCCATCGGCGACGGACTAACCATGGGTGTTGAAGATGCCATCGAGGCCGCAAGGTATGCCGGAGCCAAAAAAGTATTGGGGGTTCATTACGATACTTTTGGGTTTATAAAGATAGATCATGAACAGGCCATCCGGGATTTTGCAGATGCGGGCTTAACGTTGTATTTGCCGGGGATAGGTGATACTATTGATTTGTAG
- the recO gene encoding DNA repair protein RecO — MLHKTRGIVFKATDYGESSVIVQIFTEKFGLQSYIINGAKKPKAKIGRNMLQPLALLDLVVYHKNTGSVQRISELKNAPVLLTIPYDVIKSCVAIFLNEVLYKAVKQQSPDENLFNFIFSGIELLDHQTEGVANFHLVFLIRLSRYLGFYPDRYMAGDTDYFDIKNGQFTRYKPDSVSYLSPPHTQNFAMLLDCSFENMHLLKLSNDERRYQVQKLLEYYAMHIEGFGNIKSNDVLEEVLG; from the coding sequence ATGCTGCATAAAACCAGGGGCATCGTATTTAAAGCTACAGATTACGGCGAAAGCAGTGTGATTGTGCAGATTTTTACCGAAAAGTTCGGTCTGCAATCGTACATCATCAATGGTGCTAAAAAGCCAAAGGCTAAAATAGGTCGCAATATGCTGCAGCCGTTAGCCTTGCTCGATCTGGTGGTTTATCACAAAAATACCGGCAGTGTACAGCGTATATCCGAACTTAAAAACGCGCCGGTGTTACTTACCATACCATATGATGTGATTAAAAGCTGCGTGGCTATTTTTTTAAATGAGGTGCTGTACAAAGCTGTAAAACAACAATCGCCGGATGAAAACCTGTTTAATTTTATTTTTAGCGGGATTGAATTGCTCGACCATCAAACCGAAGGCGTTGCCAACTTTCACCTTGTGTTTTTAATCCGTTTAAGCCGCTACCTCGGGTTTTATCCGGATAGGTATATGGCCGGGGATACCGATTATTTTGATATTAAAAACGGGCAGTTTACCCGCTACAAGCCCGATAGTGTGTCGTACCTCTCGCCCCCGCATACACAAAATTTTGCCATGCTGCTTGATTGCAGTTTTGAAAATATGCACCTGCTTAAGTTGAGTAACGATGAGCGCCGCTACCAGGTGCAAAAACTACTGGAGTATTATGCCATGCACATCGAAGGATTCGGCAATATCAAATCAAACGATGTGCTGGAGGAAGTGTTGGGGTGA
- a CDS encoding diacylglycerol kinase yields MKRLVRSFGFAFKGLRYATKTQPNFQIHLAAGTTAVALGLCLKISADEWLWVMACIAIVLITELLNTSLETLTDLVSPTYHEKAGHTKDVGAAAVVIAALFAIITGAIIFLPKIINLFWHAA; encoded by the coding sequence ATGAAAAGGTTGGTACGCAGTTTTGGTTTCGCATTTAAAGGGCTGCGTTATGCAACCAAAACACAGCCCAATTTCCAGATCCATCTGGCTGCCGGTACAACCGCAGTGGCGCTTGGTTTGTGTTTAAAAATTTCTGCTGATGAATGGCTTTGGGTGATGGCCTGCATCGCAATTGTACTCATCACCGAACTCTTAAACACCTCGCTCGAAACCCTTACCGATCTTGTTTCGCCAACATATCACGAAAAGGCCGGGCACACCAAAGATGTGGGTGCAGCTGCTGTAGTTATAGCTGCCCTGTTTGCCATCATAACCGGGGCCATCATCTTTTTGCCTAAAATTATTAACCTGTTCTGGCATGCTGCATAA
- a CDS encoding efflux RND transporter permease subunit: MALSAFMGFEASKVKITFNGGKVLPVTDSAFIRYAEFKKTFGQDASSMVIGIKSPDIFTKDVFNDWYGIGEELKKVKGIKAVVSAANIYNLQKDTLQHKFVLKPLVTRPLQTTAAIDSIKQQLTSMPFYKGLIVSNDGQSTLMMITFDDKIINTPYRVPIIKKIDQLGQAFEKKHSIKVHYSGLPLIRTVVGDLVAHEFSLFLGLSVIITAVILLLFFRSLFPVIFPIMIVILGVIFSLGVLQLMHYEMTILTGIIPPLIVVIGIPNCVFILNKYFHEYGISGNKMAALEVAVERAGITTFIANVTTAIGFGVLCFTNSELLTQFGLVASIGILLTFALSLILVPIIFSFLPAPKASQTGIKDSKLMDALLAALDKLVHTKRKAIYAATVVLILIAAFGMSKININGYVVDDLPQSNNTLHDLKFFESNFKGVLPLEVSIDTKRKNGVMNLGTIRKVEKLEKLISSYPQFSRSVSLIQVLKFSTQAFYGGNPEYYRLPDGLEQNFILNYAANSGKGGGSMLKSYLDSTHRVTRVTFEMVDAGSKKMNTVLAELQPRIDSIFNPKKFHVELTGSSIIFIKGTNYLLKNLYESLAWAILLVAAVMWILFRGIKMIAISLVPNLVPLIITAGIMGFFGVPLKPSTILIFSIAMGISSDQTIYFITRYRHELRHSKKTISQIVSDTIRETGVSMIFIATVLFFGFGIFAVSKFGGTAALGILLSITLLVAMISNLTLLPAFLLSLEGGVNRDKLKGPDIDEA; this comes from the coding sequence TTGGCGCTGAGTGCCTTTATGGGCTTCGAGGCGTCAAAAGTAAAGATCACGTTTAATGGCGGCAAAGTACTTCCCGTTACCGATTCGGCCTTTATCCGCTATGCAGAATTTAAGAAAACTTTTGGGCAGGATGCGTCTTCGATGGTTATCGGCATCAAATCGCCGGATATTTTTACCAAAGATGTTTTTAACGACTGGTATGGCATTGGCGAGGAGCTGAAAAAGGTAAAAGGCATTAAAGCCGTAGTATCTGCCGCCAATATTTATAACCTGCAAAAAGATACACTGCAACATAAGTTTGTATTAAAACCATTAGTTACCCGGCCCCTGCAAACCACCGCCGCGATTGATAGCATTAAACAGCAACTTACATCCATGCCTTTTTATAAAGGTTTGATAGTAAGCAACGACGGGCAAAGCACCCTCATGATGATCACTTTTGATGATAAGATCATCAATACCCCCTACCGCGTACCCATCATTAAAAAAATAGACCAGCTTGGCCAGGCCTTCGAAAAAAAGCATAGCATCAAGGTTCACTACTCGGGTTTGCCTTTAATCCGTACCGTAGTTGGCGATTTGGTGGCTCATGAATTTTCGCTGTTCCTGGGCCTTTCGGTAATTATTACGGCGGTTATTTTACTGCTGTTTTTTCGCTCGTTGTTCCCGGTCATTTTCCCTATTATGATCGTGATTTTGGGCGTGATATTCAGTTTGGGTGTATTGCAGCTGATGCATTATGAAATGACCATCCTCACCGGTATTATTCCACCGCTTATTGTGGTAATCGGTATTCCCAACTGTGTATTTATCCTCAATAAATATTTTCACGAGTATGGCATCAGCGGCAACAAAATGGCCGCCCTCGAAGTTGCCGTTGAGCGTGCCGGCATCACTACCTTTATCGCCAACGTTACCACCGCTATCGGCTTTGGTGTGCTGTGCTTTACCAACAGCGAGTTATTAACCCAGTTTGGCCTGGTAGCTTCCATAGGCATTTTGCTCACCTTTGCTTTAAGCCTTATCCTGGTTCCCATCATCTTCAGCTTTTTGCCCGCGCCTAAGGCAAGTCAAACCGGTATTAAAGACAGTAAACTGATGGATGCCCTGCTGGCCGCACTGGATAAACTGGTACACACCAAACGCAAAGCTATTTACGCCGCAACCGTTGTGTTGATCCTAATCGCAGCCTTCGGTATGTCGAAAATAAATATCAATGGTTATGTGGTTGATGATTTACCCCAAAGCAACAACACCCTACACGATTTGAAATTTTTTGAATCCAACTTTAAAGGCGTGTTGCCGCTGGAGGTGAGCATCGATACCAAACGCAAAAACGGGGTGATGAACCTGGGTACCATTCGCAAGGTAGAAAAACTGGAAAAACTCATTTCATCATATCCGCAATTCAGCCGCTCAGTATCGCTGATCCAGGTTTTAAAATTCAGCACACAGGCTTTTTATGGCGGCAATCCTGAATACTACCGCCTGCCCGATGGCCTGGAGCAAAACTTTATATTGAACTATGCTGCCAACTCGGGCAAAGGTGGCGGCAGCATGCTTAAAAGTTACCTCGACAGTACCCACCGCGTTACCCGCGTTACCTTTGAAATGGTTGATGCCGGCTCAAAAAAAATGAACACCGTACTGGCCGAATTGCAACCCCGCATCGACTCGATCTTCAATCCGAAAAAATTTCATGTAGAGCTTACCGGCTCGAGCATCATATTTATAAAAGGCACCAACTACCTGCTTAAAAACCTGTACGAAAGCCTGGCCTGGGCTATTTTATTAGTTGCAGCAGTGATGTGGATTTTGTTCCGCGGCATAAAAATGATAGCCATTTCATTGGTGCCCAACCTGGTACCCTTAATTATCACCGCCGGTATTATGGGCTTTTTCGGGGTTCCGCTTAAGCCTTCAACCATATTGATATTCAGCATAGCGATGGGGATCTCGTCCGATCAAACCATTTATTTCATCACCCGTTACCGGCACGAATTGCGTCACAGCAAAAAAACCATCTCGCAAATTGTTTCAGATACCATCCGTGAAACGGGCGTGAGCATGATCTTTATCGCCACGGTGCTGTTTTTTGGTTTCGGCATTTTCGCGGTATCAAAATTTGGCGGCACTGCAGCTTTGGGCATCCTTTTGTCAATAACCCTTTTGGTGGCTATGATCAGCAACCTTACATTGTTACCCGCATTTTTACTTTCGCTGGAAGGGGGTGTTAACCGCGATAAACTTAAGGGGCCGGATATTGATGAAGCTTGA
- a CDS encoding carboxypeptidase-like regulatory domain-containing protein produces MKNIFNRRFFRRPVLIFTFITACIGYTHAQQTAPAARLLQAKQYADSLIRQNPAERIYLHTDKSTYTPADTLWFKAYLFNAHSLTPSVKSGIMYVTIITDSNKVVKQQRLPVENGLTWGNISLDDLPAGNYVLTAYTQWMQNFSKDGFFYRQFTIADDARSNWMANYSSTSTMVEGKEQAHVKLQLSDTYKKAVIERPVQLLVMKGKRRLYRSNLQTDEKGLIDITFNLPAKPGDIRIIANDAAGNRVDIPLNFNRPQDADIQFMPEGGTLIDGLPARIGFKAIGLDGRGIEISGTVFNENHQPVTDFKSSHLGMGSFEITPKADENYTAKITLPGGQIKDYALPKAKSNGIVLRVSDKPAADSIVISLQATDNIRKDGESYFLIGKSFGVICYGSIVNFKQSGSINGRVSKKLFPSGIAHFMLLDMKNRPLNERLVFINLNDNLHVNIGTSKITYAARDSVALNINVTDAAGKPVQANFSLAVTDDAQVHPDSLNNENIITRMLLTSELKGYVEQPNYYLNANDYNSHLALDNLLLTQGWVSYDWDKPKGTPLYAAETELAIKGKVLNVFNKPVKKTRVQLFSKSPLMASDTLTDASGSFTFRNLPLTDTPAYFIKTAKNFNVGIVMDDAPTPTLSAPAAATFIPWYVSNDTTLFNSLKTNRIKQNLANDLPADMHTLREVKIKAKKIVKGSKNLNGAGNADYVFDEGDLLKAGKKTWVQFLTENVKSFREGTIIKQFVVRFSVQGKTKVDLQFGTWRLPPSDFFSWYFVDNKPIFFVVDGIALGDVFKSNFNDDPDFTMLKNYLEGNNAEDIKGIEINTGSKYSDQYFGSYVPSDWKPYAHVSDFTFMEITTRGGYGPNIDKTPGGFLYKPLALSFPSQFYSPKYLVNNAPKVKTDLRSTIYWQPNVVTGADGKAVINFYTADMPSSYTIMLNGTDMTGGFGFKQGGVKVGTPAP; encoded by the coding sequence ATGAAAAATATATTTAACCGCCGTTTTTTCAGGAGGCCGGTATTGATTTTTACATTCATTACCGCCTGTATTGGTTATACCCATGCCCAGCAAACTGCACCTGCAGCCAGGTTACTGCAGGCAAAGCAATATGCTGATAGCCTGATTCGCCAAAACCCGGCCGAACGGATCTACCTGCATACCGATAAAAGTACCTATACTCCCGCCGATACCTTGTGGTTTAAAGCTTACCTGTTTAATGCACACAGCTTAACGCCATCTGTAAAAAGTGGTATTATGTACGTTACCATTATTACCGATAGTAACAAGGTGGTTAAGCAGCAACGCCTGCCGGTTGAAAACGGGCTTACCTGGGGCAATATCAGCCTGGATGATCTGCCCGCCGGCAACTACGTGCTTACGGCTTACACCCAATGGATGCAGAATTTTAGTAAAGACGGATTTTTTTACAGGCAGTTCACCATTGCCGATGATGCCCGGAGCAACTGGATGGCCAATTACAGCAGCACCAGTACCATGGTTGAGGGTAAGGAGCAGGCACACGTTAAATTACAGCTAAGCGATACCTATAAAAAAGCGGTTATTGAACGGCCGGTGCAGTTACTTGTAATGAAGGGTAAACGGCGCCTTTACCGCTCAAACCTTCAAACCGATGAAAAGGGTTTAATCGACATTACATTTAACCTGCCTGCAAAGCCCGGCGATATCAGGATCATAGCCAACGACGCAGCCGGAAACCGGGTAGATATTCCTTTAAATTTTAACCGCCCGCAGGATGCCGATATACAGTTTATGCCCGAGGGCGGAACATTGATTGATGGTTTACCGGCCCGCATTGGTTTTAAAGCCATTGGTTTGGATGGACGGGGAATTGAGATAAGCGGTACGGTGTTTAACGAAAATCATCAGCCGGTAACCGATTTTAAATCATCGCATTTAGGGATGGGAAGCTTTGAAATAACCCCTAAAGCAGATGAAAACTATACAGCCAAAATTACCTTGCCGGGCGGGCAGATTAAAGACTATGCCTTACCCAAAGCGAAAAGCAATGGTATTGTTTTAAGGGTAAGCGATAAGCCGGCCGCCGATTCGATAGTTATTTCGTTGCAGGCCACAGATAATATCAGGAAAGATGGTGAAAGTTATTTTTTAATAGGCAAGTCATTCGGGGTGATCTGTTATGGCAGCATTGTGAACTTTAAGCAAAGCGGAAGTATTAATGGCAGGGTTAGCAAAAAACTGTTCCCATCCGGCATAGCCCATTTTATGTTGCTGGATATGAAAAACCGGCCCCTGAATGAGCGGCTTGTTTTCATCAACCTGAATGATAACCTGCATGTAAACATCGGCACCAGTAAAATAACCTACGCCGCGCGCGATAGCGTAGCGCTTAATATTAATGTAACCGATGCCGCTGGAAAACCCGTGCAGGCTAATTTTTCGCTTGCCGTTACAGACGATGCCCAGGTGCACCCGGATAGTTTGAATAACGAAAACATTATTACGCGGATGCTGCTCACCTCCGAGCTGAAAGGTTATGTAGAACAACCTAACTATTATCTAAACGCAAATGATTACAACAGCCACCTGGCGCTTGATAACCTGCTGCTTACACAGGGCTGGGTAAGTTATGATTGGGATAAGCCCAAAGGTACACCTCTTTATGCCGCCGAAACCGAGCTGGCCATTAAGGGCAAAGTATTGAATGTGTTTAACAAACCGGTAAAAAAAACAAGGGTACAACTGTTTTCCAAATCGCCCCTGATGGCTTCTGATACACTCACCGATGCCAGCGGCAGTTTTACATTTCGTAACCTGCCGTTAACAGATACGCCGGCTTATTTTATAAAAACGGCCAAAAATTTTAATGTGGGTATTGTGATGGATGATGCGCCTACACCCACACTTTCGGCCCCGGCGGCGGCTACCTTCATTCCGTGGTATGTAAGCAATGATACTACGCTGTTTAACAGTTTAAAAACCAACCGCATTAAGCAAAACCTGGCCAATGATCTGCCGGCCGATATGCACACACTAAGGGAGGTGAAAATAAAGGCTAAAAAAATAGTGAAGGGATCAAAAAACCTCAATGGCGCCGGTAATGCCGATTATGTTTTTGACGAAGGCGATTTGCTGAAAGCCGGCAAGAAAACCTGGGTGCAATTTTTAACCGAGAATGTTAAAAGTTTCAGGGAGGGTACCATCATTAAGCAATTTGTGGTGCGCTTTTCGGTGCAGGGCAAAACAAAAGTCGACCTTCAGTTTGGCACATGGCGCTTACCACCAAGCGATTTTTTTAGCTGGTATTTTGTGGATAATAAGCCCATTTTTTTTGTGGTTGACGGAATAGCTTTGGGCGATGTGTTTAAAAGCAACTTTAATGACGATCCTGATTTTACCATGTTAAAAAACTATCTCGAGGGGAATAATGCCGAAGATATTAAAGGCATAGAAATTAATACAGGTTCAAAATATAGCGATCAATATTTCGGCAGTTATGTGCCTTCGGATTGGAAGCCTTACGCGCATGTTAGCGATTTTACTTTTATGGAGATAACCACCCGCGGCGGCTATGGCCCCAATATTGACAAAACGCCCGGTGGTTTTCTGTATAAACCTTTGGCGTTAAGCTTTCCATCGCAATTTTATAGCCCTAAATACTTAGTAAACAACGCACCTAAGGTGAAAACTGATCTCAGATCAACCATATATTGGCAGCCAAACGTGGTTACCGGGGCCGATGGCAAGGCCGTGATAAATTTTTATACCGCCGATATGCCTTCATCGTACACCATTATGCTAAATGGCACGGATATGACCGGCGGGTTTGGTTTTAAACAAGGGGGTGTAAAAGTTGGTACCCCGGCCCCCTAA
- a CDS encoding DUF1801 domain-containing protein encodes MPKEEVTDLLFFMKAFPSEVRERALWLRDFVWDLYPQANELIYDNYNALAVGWSPTEKMGHIFCSFAVYRVGYNTHFGFYWGSELHDPKKLLIGEGKQYRYLQVTDVGSFPQDEVKTLVEEAWENSLAKVKDAKQITNSKTIVKMVSDNKREKKLKAPKK; translated from the coding sequence ATGCCGAAAGAAGAGGTTACCGATTTGCTTTTTTTTATGAAAGCCTTCCCATCCGAAGTGCGGGAAAGGGCTTTATGGCTACGCGATTTTGTGTGGGACTTGTACCCGCAGGCCAACGAACTTATTTATGATAACTACAACGCGCTGGCGGTGGGCTGGTCGCCTACCGAAAAGATGGGGCATATTTTCTGTTCGTTCGCCGTGTACAGGGTTGGTTATAACACACACTTTGGTTTTTACTGGGGATCGGAACTTCATGACCCCAAAAAGCTGCTAATTGGCGAGGGTAAACAATACCGCTATTTACAGGTAACCGATGTAGGATCGTTTCCGCAGGATGAAGTGAAAACACTGGTTGAGGAAGCCTGGGAAAACTCGCTGGCCAAGGTTAAAGATGCCAAACAGATAACCAATAGCAAAACCATTGTTAAAATGGTGAGTGATAACAAGCGGGAGAAGAAGCTAAAAGCACCTAAAAAGTAA